ATTGCTGTTTTGATTAGATGCTGTGTGCCTTGATGATAGAAGTTCTCATGAAAATTGGACAGTAAAATTCAAGGTTAAAAGACAATACATACACTTCACAGTAGCAAGCCTAGAAGAAATTACCTCGGGTTTGGCTACCAGAGCAGCCTCAAACTCTTTGATCAATTCTGGTGGAGATCGTTGGTCAATCTCAGCACCTAGTATCCCAATCGGGACTTTAACACCTAAGATCAAAGACACAAAAACAGTTCAGAAAGGTCTAAAGTGAAATATTTCTGAACATAAAAAGAACAAACCTAAAAACAAAGAAAGACCACATTGTAATTCTGAAAGTTAAGTGAATAATTCTTAAAACCAAATTTATTCATCTGATTTATTGAGAAAACTGATGAAATATCTTCCATAGTATATGGGATTATAACAGATAATTGCACAAATGAACTAATTCtgaatttctttaaaaaaaaatcaactgtGTTGTTGATGCATACTAGGTTAGTCGTATAGAGTCCAACATGTATTCCTCTAAGAAAATGAAACATACCCTTGATATCATCTAAAGTGACAAATGAAGGATGCAAAAGTGCAGCAACTTGTACATCAGCATCCTTTGCTAGCTCTACAACGACCTTGGCTGTTTAAGTCATTTCATACAATGGAGTCATCCAACTAGAATTGAAGTAATAGTAAAGATGGCAAAATGGCTGGGACAGGCAGCTAGGTCATTGTTGTCCACATTCTTATTTTATAGAAATTACAATCAGTAGCAGTCCAGTCTGAAATTACAATCAGTAATAgtcaaataaattatatatgttgggAAGTTTTCTGCATTATAAATACACTTTGGGCAACTTTCAAGCTTTTGGAAAAACTTTTTACGGAGTATTTTTACTCGCTGGACCTCTTAGGCACAAAGTTAATCtaatcaacccattcataactaaatgggttgaaattccACTCTAAGTTATAATCTAACAAAGTGGTTAAGGCGGATTCTTACCACCCCAACAAAAACCTGCAGCCCCAACTTTGGATATACCCTTCTCTTTGAGAGCCTGGATAAGCGGCTTCACAAGTCCAACTGCTTGCTCCTACAGGACGAAAAAGTAGTAAAGAGTTAATAGCAATTACTATTATagtattttctttaaacttcAATGTATGTATCACATCTTTATCGGAAAGGTAACTAATAGctttagaaagaaagaaaaaaaaaactcgaccTTAAAAAGTCAAACTCGCCTCCTCATCACGTTGATGACATTATAAAATTAACTGATAACAAGAGGCGAATTAGAAAGATAACTAACCGGTGCATGATTTTTTAGCCAATCCTGTAAGATACTTTCAGGAGTCACGGGGTCACCATGCAATAGATCGGGAACAACTACATAATATCCAGCAGATGCAACTTTGTCTGCAAGTTTCCTGCAACAATGTTATATATGAACACTATTATCAGTCTTTATGTTAGTTATGAGAGAAAGGATCCGTGTAGCTTATATCATGGGTCTTGCATGCAAGAAGATCCTCGTTGCTCG
The sequence above is drawn from the Erigeron canadensis isolate Cc75 chromosome 4, C_canadensis_v1, whole genome shotgun sequence genome and encodes:
- the LOC122595656 gene encoding endo-1,3;1,4-beta-D-glucanase-like — protein: MSGPQCCENPPAASTGGEFGEVLQIASLNTYVTGNSDMKSAVVLVSDIYGYAAPKLRKLADKVASAGYYVVVPDLLHGDPVTPESILQDWLKNHAPEQAVGLVKPLIQALKEKGISKVGAAGFCWGAKVVVELAKDADVQVAALLHPSFVTLDDIKGVKVPIGILGAEIDQRSPPELIKEFEAALVAKPEVDCFVKIYPGVTHGWTVRYKDEDAAVVKLAEEAHQDLVDWFGKFI